The sequence below is a genomic window from Paenibacillus silvisoli.
GCACTTGCGGCTTCTCACGTGGTCTTTCATGTGACCGTAAAAGGACTCCTGAGGCGCGTTGTCCCAGCAATTTCCTCGCCTAGACATGGACTGTCCAAGCCCCACCTTCTTCAGCAATTTCTGATATTGAGGACTTGTATAGTGAGAACCCTGATCGGAGTGGATAAAGGCATCCTTGTGTAATTTTAACCGGCGCTGCTTCTTGAGTTGGTTAATGGTATCTGTCGATAATGACAGGTTGATTTGATTAGAGAGGTTGTAGGCGAGGAGTTCCCCTGTAGAACCATCCAGAATGGTGGACAAGTAGCCGAACTCTGAGTGACGCCCAAACGGGAGGTAAGTGATGTCCGTGAGCAGCACAAGACCCGGAATCCCCTTCTTGAAATCCCGTTGTAACTTGTTGGGTACAACCCGATGCTCTTGTGTTGCCTTTGCCATCCGTCTGTAAGGATTGGGCTTACGATGAGGACAAACCAGATTCAACCTTCGCATATGTCTGCGGATCCGTTTGCGGTTGTAGACGACTTGAAACTCATTTTCTAAGACCATCTTTATTGAGCGGGAACCCTTTTTATAGCCTCTTTGAGAGAATGCCCTTTGGATGAGTTCTCCAATCTCAGCGTCCCGTCGTGCTCTTTCTTTACGAGCCTCTGCGGTCCTTAAGTAGCTGTAATACCCCGAATGTGAGACATTAAGCAATTCGCATAAGTAACGCGTCATGCGTTTAAATCCTTGTTTTACAGCATTTTCAACTAACTCGAATAGCTTATTTTTGGGGAGGCTTTCTCCCTTTGCTACCAGCAACCTTTCTGTCATGTCTGCTTTTTTTAGCAGTTCAAGTTGGGATTCCAGAAGCTTGATCCGTGCGTCTTGTTTAGCGATGATCTCATCGGACGTCATTTCTCGTTTAAGTGAACGGCCAGAGGATTCCTTGCGAGAGTCCGTGAGTCCGATAATTCCGTCTGTCTGATAGGCCTTTTTCCAGCGGTCCGCACTTTGCTCAACGCGCTTCATTCCTAGAACATCCACATTGAAGCCATGGGCTTCGAAGATCTCTCTTGGCGTCTTACCCTGGATATATTGGTCGATGAACAACCTTTTAAACTCATCCGAATAGGTTATGGCTTTGTCACTTATTTTCGTGACGTACTTATTCTTTGAGAGATAATCTTGTTCTGCCTTAGAGAAAAGTTTCTTGCTCATGTTGCCCTCCTTAAATACCAATACCAGTATACAAAAAAGCCCCCATAGCCTAAACACTTTTTTCAAAGTGTCCAGTCTATGGGGACCAGTTTAGATTGGGCTCTCCCTTTTTGTTGCTCGCTGTCCGGGCGCGCTCGCCGTTAACTCCCCCGCGCTAACGAATCCTATAGCGCTTATTTCGCGAATATGCGCTTCTGTAAGAGTCTAACGAACTCAGGAAGCCTTATTTCCGCTAAAAGTGCCGATTTTGGCCTGAAAACAACTAAATAACGCCGCTACGATTCGTTAGAGTTAGAAACATGCGTTTTTCGAGCATATAAGCGCTCTACGATTCGTTAGCGTCGCAGCTCCCGCCTCTGCAGCTCAATTCGAATCCCCAATATACACCGGCTTGCTTTGCTTGTGCTGAAGCATGTCCGCCAGCTTGCGCGGATAGATGCGCTTCTCGTGCAGGAGCTCGATATCGACCCATTCCACGCCGATTTGGTCGTTATCGGGATTGGTGCCGTTGAAACCGTCCGCCTGGCTCGTAATGCGACAGTCGAAATAAAATTCCACTTGGTGGATCTCGGCATCCCAGTCGGCAAACTGATGATTTTTACCGATATACTCCCGAACGCTCAGGATGTCGCCGACTTCGACCTCGCACCCGATCTCTTCCACGCACTCTCTCGCAACGGCGTCGCGAAGCTCTTCGAACTTCTCCTGCCCGCCGCCGGGAAAGAGGTAGAAGAAGCCTTCATCGTCTTGATTCTTCGTTAGAAGCAGCCGGCCGTTCTCGATGATGACGGCTTTCGCCGAATTTCTTATTGGTTTCATGCTAGTATCTCCTCTACCAATCGTACGATTTCGTTCCGCTCCTCGCCGGACATTTCAATGATTCGAGCCGCCAGCGTCGGGAGCCTCCACGTCTCGATCTCCTCCGCCCTCATGCCGGACAGCCTCTTGTACGCTTCCGCATACGTATCGTGAAAAAGCAAACGAAGCTCGCGTTCGTGAAGCCAACCCGGAGCTTGAGGCGGCACCGCGTGCGACCGAATCATCATGGACGTCCGCGCCACGTCAGCCGCGGCATCGCCGACTAAGACGTTCATCCAATCGATAATAACCGGACCATCCGCCGCCAGCAAAATATTGTCCGGGTGAAAATCATAGTGGCACAGCGTCCGCCCCTCCGGAAGCCGCACCATGGAGGCCAGAATACGATCTTTTTCCATATCCGAGAGGCTTGGAGCCGCCTTGATTTTATACGTCAGCTCTTGCTTCAAGTTAGGCGTGAATTCAACCTGCAGCCCATGGAGCTGATGCTGAAGCTCCGCCATTAATTTGGCATTCGCCAGGATGCTTTCTTGTTTAGGCTCAATCTGCCACAGCATGGAATGCCCTCGAATGCGCTCATAGATGAGACATTGGCGCCCTTCGTGCTCCACCAATCCGCCGAAGCGCGGCGTCCTGATGTCCAAACCGGCGATCAGCGACGCATTATTCGCTTCTTCCGCCGCTTGATGCGCTTCATGAAACACCTTGATGACCTCATGCTTTCCCCATTCGTACACGTCGGCCGTCTTGCCTCTGCCAATCATTTTGCCTATAGTCATCGCTTGAAATCCTCTCACTTCGGTTTCTATTCCATCATCCTTCTCATGATTCGACCTGCATCACGCCAAACCCTTCCAATACATGGTCACACGATCAAACCGTACACAACGAAAAAAGAACCAAGCTCTCACCGAGCCCGGTTCTTCTAGTTCACGGATCACTTTCCGCCGATGCTGCGAATTTCAAGCACGTTCGTCACTTGATTGAACCTAAGGACGTAGCGCTGCCCCGTAATAAACCCAAAAAATGCTGCGGTCGAGGCGCTCGTTGCAAAGCCGGAGCCGAATTCATTTTCGCCTTCAGCAAATGACCGAAGCTTAAGTTTTTTAGTTCTCCCCGCCCTTATAACCGTAAGAACCGTGTTATCTATAGGTAAATTCAAGGCATCATGCGTTCCGCCGGCAACGCCGAACACGTCGTTTCTAGTGACCGTTTCGCCTTCTATTCCGAAAGACGCCGTTGTCCGGGTTCTTCTTAGTATAATGGTTAAAACATTCGTCACATCGTTAAATCTCAAAAAGTATTGGAACCGGTTGGTTAACCGAAACATTTTCGCCGTTGCCGGACTAACGTCCAAAAAGTTATCAACCTGCTCGCCCGGACAATCTTCCGCGGCCATAGCCAAAATGGTAACGCGTTTATTCGTAGTCCCTCTTCGAAACAACGAAGAAGTGCCGTTCGGAATCCGAAGCAGATCGCTCCCGCCTTGCGCGCACCCGTCAATAAAGACTTCGTTATCCTTCATCGATTGCCTAATTCTTACGACCACGGTTCCGCTAATGATCAATCGAATCATCCTTTCGCGCTGGATTCCGCCGCTTATTTTCCTGGGTTGATTCGGAGAATCGACTTGATCTGGTTGAATTCCATGAAGGCATTGCCTTCAGATAACCCTAATTGTTCCGCGGTCCTCGGAGTAAGCTGGACAAAAGGATCGAGAAATATGTTGCTGCCGATGATCTGAAGATGTTTCTGCTTCAAACCATGCTTCATCAGAAGCCTTTCGCCGATAATCCCGAGCGTAACCTGAGCCCCGGCGGTTATCAAAACCTGGTTGTTTCGAAGCGTAACGACGTTCGGAATTGGATTATCTTCATCCTCAATGAATGGAGTGCCTATCTTCAAGGGAAGTCTCGCTCTTGAAACCGGCTTCGGAAAGAAGCTCATGACGCTTGTATCCGTATCGAACTCCACGCGATAGCGCCGTTCATTCCGCAGCAGAAGCTGCCTTGCGACGTTGCGTCCCACGCTGATCGAATGCTCGATGCATTCGCCGCCTTCTTCCTGCGTTAATTGGACCTCTGCGCTCCTTGATCTCCGCCTCAAAATAACCGGCCCCGATTCAATATCGGATAGCTGCGTGCTCGGCGCGCCCCCGCAATTAACAAGAAGGGTTGAATTGTTGGTCGCGATGCGTGCAACCCCTACATCTATAATCCCTCTCAGAATCAAATCCGTCATCGCCTCCGGCAAGCAGGTTACGTTACTGTATGAGCTGGATACCTGTCTAGGTATGGGTTCACGCCTTAAACAGGAATATTTTAACAGGATCGGAATCCAACCGCTCCCAAGTACAAGCACCGTTTCTGGGCGCCTGCATAGCATGAGAGCATACTTAAAATTTCCAGTTCCGCATGGATAAGTAAGCGGCGAGGACGGAAATACGCTGGAGGGATAGGGTTGAGAAAAAGCTTAGTGTGGCTCTCCGTCATCGCGCTCAGCTTGACGCTGGTGCTTGCAGGCTGCGGAAGCAAAAACGAGACGGCTACGAAGGTGCGGATCGGCGAGGTTACGCGTTCGATCTTCTATGCGCCGCAGTATGTCGCGATTACGAACGGATTTTTTGAAGACGAAGGTCTCGACGTTGAATTGACGACGACGCCCGGCGGGGACAAAACGATGACGGCGCTGCTCAGCAACAACATCGACGTGGCGCTGGTCGGTTCGGAAACCTCGATTTATGTCTCGGTGCAAGGCTCGGACGATCCGGTCATCAACTTCGCGCAATTGACGCAAACGGACGGCACGTTCCTCATTTCGCGCAACAAGCTCGACAGCTTCGATTGGAGCATGCTGAAGGGCTCCAAATTCCTCGGCCAGCGCAAAGGCGGCATGCCGCAAATGGCGGGCGAGTTCACGCTGAAGAAGCATGGCATCGATCCGCAGAACGACCTGGAGCTGATCCAGAACGTTGAATTCGCGAATATCGTGCCGGCGTTCACGTCGGGCACCGGCGATTTTGTCCAGCTGTTCGAGCCATCGGCTACGATGATTGAGCAGCAAGGCAAAGGCTACGTCGTGGCCTCGTTCGGAACGGAAAGCGGCCATCTGCCTTATACCGTTTTCATGACGAAGCAAAGCTACATCGAGAAAAATGCCGACACGGTGCAAAAGTTTACGAACGCCGTGCACAAAGGGCAGCTCTGGGTACAGGAGCATAGCGTAAACGAGATCGCCGATGCCGTCGCGCCGTTCTTCCCGGACACGGACATCGAGCTGATCCGCGGCGTCGTGAAACGGTATAAAGACCAAGGCTCGTTCGCAACCGATCCGATCATCGATGAAGCGGAATGGAACAATCTTCAAGATGTCATGAAATCGGCCGGCGAGCTGGATGCTCCGGCAGACTTCGGCAAGCTGGTGAACAATACGTTCGCGGAAGAAGCGATCAAGAACGTGAAATGACGCCTATATAGAAGCAGGCCGCCCTCGCGGGCGGCTTCTTCAGGAATTAGGAAGGAGTGAATGCGGATGCTCCCTGCCGTGGAAGCAACCAATGTCACGCATGTGTACGTCAACGAGAACGGCGCATCGCTCGCCTTGGATCATATCTCTCTGGCGGTCGCGAACGGGGAATTCGTCTCCCTCGTCGGACCGAGCGGCTGCGGCAAAACAACGCTGCTCTCGATTATCGCCGGCCTCATCAAGCCTACGGAAGGGGCGGTGCGCATTCACGGTGAGACCGTGACCGGGCCAACCTCGAAGATCGGCTACATGCTTCAGCAGGATTTTCTGTTCCCCTGGCGGACGATCCGCGAAAATGTCACGATCGGGCTGGAGATTATGGGCAAGCTGACGCGGGAAAAGAAGGATTACGCGCTCCATCTGCTGGAGGAGCTGGGACTCGGTCAAGCCGCTACCAAGTTCCCGGGCGAGCTGTCAGGCGGGATGAGGCAGCGGGCGGCGCTTGCGCGCACCTTGGCGACGGAGCCGGATATTTTGTTTCTGGATGAGCCGTTCTCCTCGCTTGATTTTCAGACGAAGCTGCAGCTGGAAAATTTGATTTTCCAAACGTTGAAGGACCGGCGCAAAACGTCGCTGCTCGTCACGCACGACATCGCCGAAGCGATCGCCATGAGCGACCGCATCATCGTGCTGCAGCGGAACCCCGGGCGGATTGGCAGCGAAATCGTGATCCCGGAGCAATTAGCGGCCGCGATGCCGATCGACGCGCGCGAGCAGGATGGGTTTCAGGAATGGTTCCGGGTCGTGCGCAAGGAGTTTGCAACGATGGAGAAAAGGAGATGAGGAGGCGCATGGAGCGTAATTCGAAAAGCGACGAAACGAGCAGGCATACGAATCCGCAGCTCATCTACGCGGCGTTCAAGCGCGCGCGGAACAAAGAGAAGCTGATCGTTCACCTGACGCAGGCGCTGCTGCTCATCCTCCTGCTTGGCGCTTGGGAGTATGCGGGCAGAGCGAAGTGGATCGATGTCTTTCTCTTCAGCTACCCAAGCAAAATCATCAAGCTGCTGGCGGACAAATGGATGGACGGCTCGCTGCTGCCGCATATCGGCGTAACGGTTGCGGAGACGGCGGCGGGATTCGCGCTCGGCACGCTGTGCGGGCTGTTGATCGCGACGGTGATCTGGTGGAGCCCTTTTCTGGCGCGCGTTCTCGATCCTTACTTGGTCGTGCTGAACTCGCTGCCGAAGGTCGCGCTGGGACCGCTCTTCATCGTTGCGCTTGGCTCCGGCGTCGTTTCGATTATCGCGACGATTTTATCGATCACCGTCATCATTACGACGCTCGTTATCTATAACGCCTTCTGCGAGGTAGACGCCAATTACGTCAAAGTCGTGAAAGTGTTCGGCGCGACGAAGACGCAATCGTTCGCGAAAGTGATTTTGCCCGCATCCTTCCCTGCAATCGTATCGACGCTGAAAGTAAACGTAGGGCTGGCGTGGGTCGGCGTTATCGTCGGCGAGTTTCTCGTCGCGAAGGAAGGGCTTGGCTATTTGATCATCTACGGGTTTCAAGTGTTCAATTTCACGCTCGTGCTAGGCAGCTTGTTTATTATCGCGGCCTTCGCCACGATCATGTATCAGGTTGTCGCCGCAATCGAGTCCAGAATCGCAAAAAAGAGGCGTTAAGAGACTGATCATCAGTCTCTTAACGCCGCAATGTGCTTGAGCTTGTCGGGATTGACTACGAGATAGAACGAGGCGATTTGGCCGTCCTGCATCTCGAAAGAGAGGACGAAGTACGGCTGCCTGTCTTGATCGTAACCGATGATCCCGATATCCCGGTTCACTTCGGACAAGACATACCGGCTGATGAGATCCGGCTGCTTGGTTTGGAGCCCATTGAAGTAAGCCGCAATCCGCTCCGCGCCCGCAATCGGACGTACCGCAGCCTTCACTTTGCCGCCGCCGTCGGAGTAGAGAACCGCATCCGCGCGGACGACGCTGAGCAGCTGGCCCATGTTGCCGGACAGCAGCGCCTGCACGAACTGCTCGACGGGCTGCGGGAGCGGCGCTGGCCGCGGGGACGGGGATGCCGCTTGCTGCTGGGGCGATGGCTGCTCGGGCAGCCGGCTGATCGCCGCCTTGGCCCGGCGGAAAATTTGCCGGCAATTCGTGCTGCTCTTGCCGACGATTTCCGCGATTTCGTCATATTCGTATTGCAGAACCTCGCGAAGCAGGAAGACGGCGCGCTCCACCCAGGATAGTTGCTGAAGCAAGAGCAGGTACGCGGTGGAGATAGACTCCTTCTGCAAATACCGGTCGTCCGGCCCTTCGGCCTCCTCTTCCTGGACAAGCGGCTCCGGCAGCCACGGGCCGACGTATACCTCGCGCTGTTTGCGAGTGGAACGCAGCAGGTCGATGCAGCGGTTCGTAACGATTTTGCAAAGGTAGGCCTTCGGATTGCCGACATGCTCCGGGCGTTTCTCGCTTACGTAGAGATAAGCTTCCTGTACCGCATCCTCCGCGTCCATGACGCTGCCCAGCAACCGATAAGCCAGACCGAACAGCAGCGGCCGGTAGGCTTCATACTCTTCTGCGAATGCTCCGTTTGCTTCATCCATGGGGCTCGCCTCCTGTTGTCAGATTGCCGCCGCCCTTCTTGCCGCGGACGAACGGTGTACGATCGCTTCCGCCGCACGGACGGCGCTTGCCGCAGACGCGTCAGCAAGCAATTCGCCATGGCTGGCCCAGTCTCCTGCGACGTAAAGTCCCTGAATTTCAGGGACATCGGGGCCGATGTCCGCCATGGACTGATTAATGTGCGGGTAGCCTTGAGTCACCGGAATCGACGGGAGAAACTGCTTGGCGACGGCTTTCGACTCCCAGCCCGGCTGCAGCCGATTCATCGTTTCGAGCAGCAGCTGTTCCGCGGCCTTCGGGTCGTTCTCGCCAGGGCGGTTATATTTGACGATATGAATCACATAGGACCCATTGTCGCTCATTTTCGCATTAACGGAATGGTTGGAGAAGAAAACCGGCTGATCCAGGCCGAGCGCAACTTCGTTCTCCGGGACAGGAAGCTCGCGCAGTCCGACGTCCAGGCAGGCGGCGGTAGCCGGTTTCGCCTCGATTGCCCAGCGCTGCAGCGAGGTATATTCCGCGCCGGGTACGAGCTTGAAGCACTCGCTCGGCGATGCGGTACAGATGACGTTCGCGGCCTCTACCGTCGAATAGTCCGCCAGCAGGAGCCCTAGCACTTTACCGCCCTCATGCTGGATGGCCGAGACGTGCTTGCCGCTTACGATGGTAACGCCCGCCTTTTGCGCCCTGTCGTTGAGCTCATCGATAATCGTTTGCCAGCCGCCGTTTATATAAAGCACGCCTTTCAGCGAACGCTGGATCTGGGCTAGCGCAGGCTTCGCGAGCTGGTGATCCGGATCGGACACATAAGTCGCCGTACGGCTCAGCGCGTAGAAAATATGCCGGACCATCGGGTCCTTCACTTCGTCTTCCGCCCACTCTCGGACGCTGTTTGCTTGAATGTCGTTCACGTTCAGCCGCATGAGCTTCATGAAGAGGCGGATGAGCTGCATTTTGCCGGACCAGGGCAGCAGCTTGGAGGCGAGCATTCGGATCGGGTCCGAGCCCAGCATCACAAGCCGATCGTTCCATAGCACGTTCACGTTCGCGGACGGCTTGCCGCCTTCGAGCTTGATGCCCAACTCCTTCAAGATTGCGATCGCGCGCCCCGCCTTGTATAAAGCATGCCCGCCCATATTCAAATACACACCGCTCGTATGATTCGTCATCGCCCGCCCGCCGAAGCGGTTCGACTTCTCGAGCAGCACGACGGACTGCCCGCCCTCCGCCGCTTTAATCGCTGCAACAAATCCGGCCAAGCCCCCGCCGATTACGGCTGTATCGTATTTCGTTTTCATGTGAGTCACCCTTTCTTTTTCGCTGTACACTTATATGGCGAAGTTGAGGGGTGTTTTGTGACAGATGTTTGCGAGAAAGTTTTTATGGGCTCGTGCCGTGGCTGAGCAGTCAGTTAATGTTGCATTTAGTACAGGCCTGTTGATTAACCAAGTTCTGGGTTAGGGTAAGGTGAATTTGCTCGTCAAATAAACCGTCCATTCAGTCGGTAAATTGTTCAAACTAAATAACCGGTCGAATTCGGCGAACGTTAATTTGGCGCTTTGATGCACGAGTGCATTTCCTTGATCAAACAGAAATTTGAGGATCACATACACAAGCAATGCCGTGTACAATTGGCCGAATACTGCGTTTGGCGTTGTACCAAAGCGTGTCAGAACGTTCAAATGTTGCTTGATCCACCGGAAAAAGACTTCAATTTGCCAGCGTTTCTTGTACATCTCGGCGATCGCTTCGGCTGAGGGTTTGTGTAAATTAGTTGCTAGTATAACCGGGTTTCCAGTGCGTGTTGTCCCGGAGCCGGATGACAAACTGCTGTTTTTGCTCCAGGTATCATCGAACAGTTTATGCTTCCCATAAGCGCGATCCGCTACCAATATAAAATGCTTGCCTCGAATATCCGCACAACTAAGCAAATCTGGGCAATTGCCCGTGGTCTCCGTTACTTGATGAAGACATCCTTCATCAGCAACGAGAGAAACATGGAGTTTAATCCCAGCCCGTTCTCCTTTTAGCGGTGCCCATGGCAAACGTCCCATTCCGACTGTGATCTTCGTTGAATCGGCAATTAACAGCTGCTTCGGAATACGTAAATTGCGCCGAGTCGGGCGATTACATTTGCTGATCATGAGATGCAGCAGCTGCTTAAAAAGCTCGAATGGAACTTCCTTGGCTTTCTTTGAGATGGTCGAATAATGAATGGGTGCAAGACCGGTGGTGTGCATACGTTTTTCGCCATCACGGTAGCCATCCCACTGTTGGAGCGCCGACTGGGCAAGAAACATGAACAGGTCATAGACGGTAAATTTCCGAGCAGTATCGTTATAGCCAAGCTGCTTAACGAAAGGCAGTACTTCATCTTTCGTCATGATCGATTGCAGAATAGTTGAGAACATAGTAGACTTTTGCATGAGGCCGCCTCATTCCGGATGTTTTGTAGGGGTACAAACACATTACCGGATGAGCGGTCTTTTTGCTACCTTTTTTTGGTTAATCAACAGGCCTGT
It includes:
- a CDS encoding IS3 family transposase, with the translated sequence MSKKLFSKAEQDYLSKNKYVTKISDKAITYSDEFKRLFIDQYIQGKTPREIFEAHGFNVDVLGMKRVEQSADRWKKAYQTDGIIGLTDSRKESSGRSLKREMTSDEIIAKQDARIKLLESQLELLKKADMTERLLVAKGESLPKNKLFELVENAVKQGFKRMTRYLCELLNVSHSGYYSYLRTAEARKERARRDAEIGELIQRAFSQRGYKKGSRSIKMVLENEFQVVYNRKRIRRHMRRLNLVCPHRKPNPYRRMAKATQEHRVVPNKLQRDFKKGIPGLVLLTDITYLPFGRHSEFGYLSTILDGSTGELLAYNLSNQINLSLSTDTINQLKKQRRLKLHKDAFIHSDQGSHYTSPQYQKLLKKVGLGQSMSRRGNCWDNAPQESFYGHMKDHVRSRKCSTLDELKLEIDRYIHYYNNHRYQWGLKKMTPVQYRNHLLSVA
- a CDS encoding NUDIX domain-containing protein, which translates into the protein MKPIRNSAKAVIIENGRLLLTKNQDDEGFFYLFPGGGQEKFEELRDAVARECVEEIGCEVEVGDILSVREYIGKNHQFADWDAEIHQVEFYFDCRITSQADGFNGTNPDNDQIGVEWVDIELLHEKRIYPRKLADMLQHKQSKPVYIGDSN
- a CDS encoding phosphotransferase family protein, with product MTIGKMIGRGKTADVYEWGKHEVIKVFHEAHQAAEEANNASLIAGLDIRTPRFGGLVEHEGRQCLIYERIRGHSMLWQIEPKQESILANAKLMAELQHQLHGLQVEFTPNLKQELTYKIKAAPSLSDMEKDRILASMVRLPEGRTLCHYDFHPDNILLAADGPVIIDWMNVLVGDAAADVARTSMMIRSHAVPPQAPGWLHERELRLLFHDTYAEAYKRLSGMRAEEIETWRLPTLAARIIEMSGEERNEIVRLVEEILA
- a CDS encoding ABC transporter substrate-binding protein; this translates as MRKSLVWLSVIALSLTLVLAGCGSKNETATKVRIGEVTRSIFYAPQYVAITNGFFEDEGLDVELTTTPGGDKTMTALLSNNIDVALVGSETSIYVSVQGSDDPVINFAQLTQTDGTFLISRNKLDSFDWSMLKGSKFLGQRKGGMPQMAGEFTLKKHGIDPQNDLELIQNVEFANIVPAFTSGTGDFVQLFEPSATMIEQQGKGYVVASFGTESGHLPYTVFMTKQSYIEKNADTVQKFTNAVHKGQLWVQEHSVNEIADAVAPFFPDTDIELIRGVVKRYKDQGSFATDPIIDEAEWNNLQDVMKSAGELDAPADFGKLVNNTFAEEAIKNVK
- a CDS encoding ABC transporter ATP-binding protein; the protein is MLPAVEATNVTHVYVNENGASLALDHISLAVANGEFVSLVGPSGCGKTTLLSIIAGLIKPTEGAVRIHGETVTGPTSKIGYMLQQDFLFPWRTIRENVTIGLEIMGKLTREKKDYALHLLEELGLGQAATKFPGELSGGMRQRAALARTLATEPDILFLDEPFSSLDFQTKLQLENLIFQTLKDRRKTSLLVTHDIAEAIAMSDRIIVLQRNPGRIGSEIVIPEQLAAAMPIDAREQDGFQEWFRVVRKEFATMEKRR
- a CDS encoding ABC transporter permease; translated protein: MERNSKSDETSRHTNPQLIYAAFKRARNKEKLIVHLTQALLLILLLGAWEYAGRAKWIDVFLFSYPSKIIKLLADKWMDGSLLPHIGVTVAETAAGFALGTLCGLLIATVIWWSPFLARVLDPYLVVLNSLPKVALGPLFIVALGSGVVSIIATILSITVIITTLVIYNAFCEVDANYVKVVKVFGATKTQSFAKVILPASFPAIVSTLKVNVGLAWVGVIVGEFLVAKEGLGYLIIYGFQVFNFTLVLGSLFIIAAFATIMYQVVAAIESRIAKKRR
- a CDS encoding RNA polymerase sigma-70 factor; this encodes MDEANGAFAEEYEAYRPLLFGLAYRLLGSVMDAEDAVQEAYLYVSEKRPEHVGNPKAYLCKIVTNRCIDLLRSTRKQREVYVGPWLPEPLVQEEEAEGPDDRYLQKESISTAYLLLLQQLSWVERAVFLLREVLQYEYDEIAEIVGKSSTNCRQIFRRAKAAISRLPEQPSPQQQAASPSPRPAPLPQPVEQFVQALLSGNMGQLLSVVRADAVLYSDGGGKVKAAVRPIAGAERIAAYFNGLQTKQPDLISRYVLSEVNRDIGIIGYDQDRQPYFVLSFEMQDGQIASFYLVVNPDKLKHIAALRD
- a CDS encoding phytoene desaturase family protein yields the protein MKTKYDTAVIGGGLAGFVAAIKAAEGGQSVVLLEKSNRFGGRAMTNHTSGVYLNMGGHALYKAGRAIAILKELGIKLEGGKPSANVNVLWNDRLVMLGSDPIRMLASKLLPWSGKMQLIRLFMKLMRLNVNDIQANSVREWAEDEVKDPMVRHIFYALSRTATYVSDPDHQLAKPALAQIQRSLKGVLYINGGWQTIIDELNDRAQKAGVTIVSGKHVSAIQHEGGKVLGLLLADYSTVEAANVICTASPSECFKLVPGAEYTSLQRWAIEAKPATAACLDVGLRELPVPENEVALGLDQPVFFSNHSVNAKMSDNGSYVIHIVKYNRPGENDPKAAEQLLLETMNRLQPGWESKAVAKQFLPSIPVTQGYPHINQSMADIGPDVPEIQGLYVAGDWASHGELLADASAASAVRAAEAIVHRSSAARRAAAI
- a CDS encoding transposase yields the protein MQKSTMFSTILQSIMTKDEVLPFVKQLGYNDTARKFTVYDLFMFLAQSALQQWDGYRDGEKRMHTTGLAPIHYSTISKKAKEVPFELFKQLLHLMISKCNRPTRRNLRIPKQLLIADSTKITVGMGRLPWAPLKGERAGIKLHVSLVADEGCLHQVTETTGNCPDLLSCADIRGKHFILVADRAYGKHKLFDDTWSKNSSLSSGSGTTRTGNPVILATNLHKPSAEAIAEMYKKRWQIEVFFRWIKQHLNVLTRFGTTPNAVFGQLYTALLVYVILKFLFDQGNALVHQSAKLTFAEFDRLFSLNNLPTEWTVYLTSKFTLP